The nucleotide sequence ATTGGCGCTCCGCTGCGGCGGCTTCGCTTGCCTTCCTGGTCATTGCCGCGGCCGCTGGCCTCATCACCGCGGGCATCCTGGATAGGATACGGAAATAGCTATGCCATCGCACCCGCCTTTTGATCGCGGCACCGGCGGGGCGACTGTGGTCCAAACGGTATCCAACCCCAGGTAACCCGAGACAATCTTCACGCACGTCGATCGGCGAAAAGGCTTGAATTTCCCGACTCAGGCGATTTCAGGTGACGGTCGCGTTTACCTTCGAGGTAATTGTCACCCGCGAAATCGTGGTCCATGCTCAGGTTGATCGATCAACCTGATCACAGGAGGTAGCGACCAATGTCAGCACAGGAAGAGATAAAACGGGCTGTCGACCAGATCATTGCGGCGGCGACCAAGGGAGATTTCGCGCCGTTCATCACCGCACTGGATGACGACGTCGAGATCTTCGACCATGTCCCGTATCGCTTCGACAACAAGGAGAGCTTTCTTGAGTACCTGCAGAGTACGGTGGCGGGAGCGGAATCGACCACCTTCTCGTTCCATCAGCCCTCTTACCGAGCCATCAACGAAACCACCGGCGTGATCAACTCCTATGATCGCCTGGCGACCACACCGAAGGGCGGGGGCGCTCCCCGAGTCCAATCGGGACGGACCACGATGGTACTGGCCAAGCGCGAGTCCCAGTGGAAGATCGTGAGCGCGCACTTCTCTCCGCTTCCGAAGGAGTAGTGGAACGACGGGCAAAAGGGCGGAGCGGAATCGCCCTGCCCTTTGTCAAAACCCCACGCGCCTGACGTGCGGCGGGTTGGAACTCGCGGTTTACACGCGCGCCTGTGGGAAAATGCGCAGGAAGTTCTCGGAGTAAAATTTGTTGCGAACGGTCTCGGGCCGATCGCCGAGCGCGGTTTCGAAGCGGCTGATCGGATTGCGCCCGCCTTCCCTGTGCGGGTAATCGCTCGAAAAAAGATACAGATCGGGGTGCGACTGATCGACGAACGCGCCGACTTCCTCGAACACGTAGGGCGTGAAAGCCATCTGCTCGATGATCTGCTCAGACGGCTTGCGCTTGAAAGCGGCTATGCTGGTGTCGGTCTTGCGCCAGATTCCCACCGTCCAGTCGAGCCGAGTGAGCATCGCCGGTACCCATCCCGCACCCAGTTCGATTGCCGCCCCGCGCAGCGCCGGGAACCGCTCGAAGACGCCGTCGATGAGCATCATCGATATAAAGGTCTCGATCGCTTGATGCAGGATCGCCATGTCCTTGGTGCGCAGGTTCTCCCCGCCGCCCATCCAGTCCTTCACCGGCGGTCGCCCGTTGTTCATCCATTCACTCGCCGACTGCAGCGGTGCGCCTCCGACGTGCATGACGAACGGGGTATCCGCCTCGACCAGGCGGGCCCAGAACCGATCGAACGCGATATGCCCCGGCGCTTTGTCGCCGCAGACACGATGCGGGATCCAGATAGCTTTCAGCCCCGAGCGCAGCGCAAACTCCAGCTCGTCGAGCGCGAGCTCCGGGTCGTCGAGCGGGACCGCCGCGATGCCCATCAGGCG is from Candidatus Binataceae bacterium and encodes:
- a CDS encoding nuclear transport factor 2 family protein, translating into MSAQEEIKRAVDQIIAAATKGDFAPFITALDDDVEIFDHVPYRFDNKESFLEYLQSTVAGAESTTFSFHQPSYRAINETTGVINSYDRLATTPKGGGAPRVQSGRTTMVLAKRESQWKIVSAHFSPLPKE
- a CDS encoding amidohydrolase family protein, with amino-acid sequence MTYAPEQRAFYDADSHIMELPDFLQKYADPGLRDEMPAVSYGASLVTDEEVAEIMARGGHHTPEHIAEQLAMGDHLIERSKEIQALGAFDGRQRTLALDLLGFKKQLVFATHSLAMPFSANTRIAPKLRYGAARAHNRHMVDFCSADERLMGIAAVPLDDPELALDELEFALRSGLKAIWIPHRVCGDKAPGHIAFDRFWARLVEADTPFVMHVGGAPLQSASEWMNNGRPPVKDWMGGGENLRTKDMAILHQAIETFISMMLIDGVFERFPALRGAAIELGAGWVPAMLTRLDWTVGIWRKTDTSIAAFKRKPSEQIIEQMAFTPYVFEEVGAFVDQSHPDLYLFSSDYPHREGGRNPISRFETALGDRPETVRNKFYSENFLRIFPQARV